The DNA window CCGATCCCCGGATGGTGATCGCCGTCCTGCACAACAACGACCTCAACCAAGTCACCTGGGAACTGCGCGCGATGGGTGGCTCACCGCAGTTCCTTCCGTCGCAACAGCTGCCCGACTTTCCCTACGCCGACTTCGCCCGCAGCATTGGCCTGCACGGGGTGCTGGCCAGCAAGCCCGACGAGGTGGTACCGGCCTGGCAAGAAGCCCTGGCGGCCGATCGTCCCTGCGTAGTGGAATTCCTGACCGATCCCGCCGTCCCACCCATTCCCCCGCACGCCACCTGGGACCAGATCGGGAACGCTCTGGAATCCATCGTTCGCGGCGACTCCGACCGCGTCGACGTGGTCAAGGAGGGCCTGAAGAGCAAGATCCAGGAGTTCCTCCCGGGCACCAAGGACCCGAGCCCATGACCAGTCCTCACCATGCCAGCACCAGCGGCACTGTTGGCGCCAGCGCTACCGTCTCCGACGTCTCAGTCACTGGCGTCTCGGCTTCGGTGTATACCGTTCCGACCGAGAGTCCGGAGGCCGACGGCACGTTCGGGTGGACCAACACCACCCTGGTCCTCGTCCAGGTCAGCGCGGGCGGCCAAACAGGTCTCGGATGGACGTACGGATCAGTGGCATGCGCGACTGTGGTCGAGCGCGATCTGGCGTCGGTGATCTGTGGGCGCGACGCGTTCGATGTCGTCGGCGCATGGTCGGCGATGGTCGACGCGTTGCGCAACCTCGGGCGGCCAGGTGTGGCGGGAATGGCGTTGTCGGCCGTGGACTGCGCGCTGTGGGACTTGAAGGCGCGGCTCCTCGGGGTGCCGCTCCACCGTCTGCTTGGGCGCGCGCACTCCGCGGTGCCAATCTATGGGTCGGGCGGCTTCACCACGTACACCGACGACGCGCTGGCCGCGCAGCTTCGTGGCTGGGTGGAGAACGACGACATTCCACGCGTGAAGATCAAGATCGGCGAGTCCCGTGGCCAGCGAGTAGATCGAGACCTGGCGCGGGTCGAACACACCCGCCGCGTCGTCGGATCCTCGACCGAGCTCTTCGTCGACGCCAACGGCGGATACACCATCGGCCAGGCGGTCCGCGTCGGTCGGCACCTGGACGAGCTAGGCGTCTCCTGGTTCGAAGAGCCCGTCTCCAGCGACGACCTCGCCGGGCTTCGTCAGGTCCGTGACCAGCTCGGCGCCGACGTCACAGCCGGCGAGTACGGATACGACCTGCCCTACTTCGAACGCATGTGCCGTGCCGACGCCATCGACTGCCTCCAGGTCGACATCACCCGATGCGGCGGTCTCACCGAGCTGCTGCGCGTTGCCGCCGTCGCGGCGGCGCACGGCCTGCAGATTTCCGGACACTGCGCGCCACATCTCCACCTCGAGGCGCTCGCCGCCGTGCCGAACCTTCGGCACCAGGAGTGGTTCCACGACCACGTCCTCATCGAACGCCGACTCTTCGCCGGCACCGCCGACCCGTCCGGGGGGATCGTCACACCCAACGACAGGCCCGGGCTTGGCCTCGCCTGGCGTGCCGCTGAAGCCGAATCGTTCCGGGTCGCTTGAGCAGCGGTAGGGAGGCGCCTGCGATGACCAACCACGAGGTACGACGAACACACCAAGGCCGGGCTCATTCCATGCGACGCATCAGGCCCGGCATGGCCGTCCGCGCCAGCAACGGCTACCCAGTCGGCTTCATCGTCGACGTCCACCTCGGCGCCCCCACCGGAACCCCCCTCCATCGGCGGCCGGGATTCCTCGCAGACCTTGTCCGTAGCGCCATCGGCTGGACTCAGCCGACCGCCACCTCTCGGCTGGAGGACGCCCTCCTCGACCTCGGCTACCTCGAAATCGCCACCCCTTCCGGAACGAGGTTCGCCAAAGCAACCCACATCGCGGCAATCCTCGGCGACACCGTCCACCTCACCGTCCTCGCACGCGCCCTCACAGGCGAACCCACTCCACCGGACTGACCACCTGTCCGGCCGGGCCATGCCGCGATCGACCGGACTGGAAACGGTTCGCGCAGTGGATCATCGAGATGACACGCTCGTAGACCTTGCGCCTTGGCACTTCGCAGCCGCATGGCGCCACTGTTGCCGCCGATTGATGGCGTGTGCGTCGCCAGTTAGCTATCGTCATCACCTCAATCGGCCACACCCACCAACATCAACGGGGGCCAGATCAGATGATTCAGACAGACGGTCGCTGCGACGTTCACTAAATCCGCCTGACTACACTGGGGCCAAACGTCTCGACGATCCTCTCGCTCGGTCGCAGGTGGCGAGCGTCGAGTTTCGGCCAGGCGTTGACGTCGAAGCCGCATGCGCTACTTCGGGCATCCCATTGATGTGCACACGTCGTCTACTTCGTCCTCGAGGAACGGCGGATCCCGTGCTTCTCCAGTTGCACTTGCTCGACTGAGAGTCTGGCAGTAACAGAGTCACGGAAGTCAGGAGGGCGTCCTGCTGTTCAACTGTGCGGCAAGTGGTCGCGGAGGTGTCACAGCGCACGGGAGAAGTACGCTCTCGCGCCGCCGTATTCCTTACCGCCCTCCCATCGAGTGTGAGGTGTCAAGCTAACGTCGACGGATCAGGGATGGTTAGCACGCCACCGCTGGTTGCACACCGCGGGTTGCACACCGTGGCCGACGCGTGATGGCTTCCTCCGACGAGGCCCGGTGGCTCGGCGGGAAGCTGCTTCCTATGGGTGTTGGTCGGGGTTGTCCCAGTAGTAGGTCTCGACGTCGTAGACGGCTGGCGTGGGGTGGATCCACGGGTTAGCGAATCCGCCGAGCTGGAGGTTCTGCTTGGTGGGTACGTTCCGCAGGTCCTTCTTCTTCAGGATGACCCGCGGTGTGTTGGCCACCGTGCCGCTGAAGAATGGGCCGTGCTCGACATGGATCTTGATCATGTCCCAGACGAGCTGCGTGCGCTTCATCTCGTCGGGCTCGAGCTTGGTTTGGTCGTACTTGTTCCACAGCTGCTCGATCGGGCCGCCCTTCTCGGCCTCCATGCGTGGTGGCGTGCGCTTGAACGGGTCGACGTCGAGTTCCTGGTTCTCGGCCGGGGTGCCCCGAAGGCTGTACATCCGGCCTTCGAGCGGTGCCCAGCGACTCTGTTCGATCGGGACCAGCCACTGCGGGTATAGCAGGTGGTTGGGACCGTCGCCGACCTCCCAGTTGCTGTGCACCATCAGCTGCCCGTTGTCCCACAGCTCGTTGAAGCCCTCGGGAGGGATCGGGTTGACGGTCGCGTCGACGCCGACCGCTTTCCAGTCACGCATCAGCAGGTTGTCCTTTTGGATGTGCTCGGGATCGGCGTTCGCAGAGCGGTCGATCGACAGCTTCAGCTTCTTGCCGCTGGGAAGCTCGCGGATCCCGTCGCCGTCCTTGTCCACGACACCGACCTCGTTGAGCAGCCGCTTGGCGGTCTCGGGGTCGTACTTCACCCACGCGTCCCGCCACTCCTGGTAGGCCTGCTTGCCCTGGTCGTTGACCAGGTATTCCTTGGCCTTCGGGCTGAGCGTGCCACTGGTGAGCTCGCCCTGCTCGAAGTAGATCGACTTCTGCGCCTCTTCACGGTTGAACGCGAAGGACAGTGCCTGCCGGAACTTCGGTTCGCGGAACAGCTTGCGGAGCTCGGGGTCCTTGTGGTCGTAGTTGAGGAACCACATCGAGCTGGTGCCGGAGCCGCCGTCCCACAGCAGCAGGGCGAGCCCGCTCCGCTCCTCGGCCCGGCGGAACACCGAGATGTCGGACAGGCCCACCTTCAGGAACTGGCCCTGGACATAGTCCACGTTGCCCTGCTGCATCTGCAGCTTGCCGACCTCGGCGTCAAGCACCGCAGTGAAGACGAGCTCATCGACGAACGGCAGCTGCGAACCCTCCTTCGTCACCACGTAGTAGAACGGGTTCCGCTCGAAGACGACACTCCGCGCGTCATGGCTCTTGCAGCGCCAGCCGGTCATCGTCGGGCAGTCCGGGTTACGGGTGAAATCGACCTTGGTCTCGAACACACCGCCAGCCGCCGCCCAGTTCTTCGGCGCGCTCTTGTTGTACCTCGGGTGGAACTGCTCGGCGTAGTGCGCCGGGACCATCCACCACGGCCCGTTCTGCATGGGCCCGTTGACCCACATCGCGATCCGCTGCGCGGTGAGCGGCGCCGGTGCGTCGAACCTCATCTTCAGCGTGACCTCGTCGACCGCTTCGAACTTCGCCAGCGTGTTCCTACCGGAACGGGTCTCATCCGGCGGCACCTCGGTGTGCGCCTCGTCGAGGACGATGTCCTCCCACCAGAACATGATGTCCTTAGTCGTCCACGGCTTCCCGTCGGACCACTTCAGGCCCTCGCGGAAGTGGAAGGTCCACTCGCTCGCATCCGCGTTCATCTCCCAGCTCTCGGCGAGGCCGGGGATAATGTCGAGACCGTCGTTGACGAAACGGATAATCTTGTGACCGCAGAAGAACTCACCAATCGAGGCCGCCCGGTCACCAGACGTCGTCTCACACAGCATCCGAACCTTGCCGCCATACTTGCCCTCCTGCACCCAGGTGTGCGGGACGACCAACGGCCTCTCAGGCAGCCGCTCGGCCAACGTCGGGATCGCTCCCGAAGCCGCCTGTGCCTTGAGCAGAGGAGACTCCTTGAATCCGGACGGGACAGGCGGCGGCTCTTTCGCGGAACCCTTGACGCCCGCAGGGGCGTCCGTGCCGCTGTCGCGGTTCGCGCCGCCGCTGCCGGGAGTTCCGCCTCCCCCACCTGAACAGGCGGCCAGAACGACTGAACCGGCCGCGATGGCCGTGCCGTAAAGGATGGTGCGACGGCTCACCTGGGGATGGTCGCTCATCGGATTGTCGCTCATCACGTTCTACTCCCTTCCCCTCAGCGGGCTGAGGGATGAGGTAGCTGTCATCGATGCGCTCTTCGTCCTGTGACGATGGGCCAAGTCCGCGGCGATGATGGCAACCAGGCCTGCCGCGACGATGTGGACCGCTCTACCTGGCTTCATCGAGATTCCTTCCTTTGAACTCATTCGTGCAGCGCTACTTCGGCCTCAAGCCTCATGCCGCCCCTTCGCCTACCCCAAGCCAACCGGCCAATGCACGGTGCAGTGGACCTGACACGCGACCGTCACGAATCCGCAAAGTAGGAGCGCTGCGACTCTCCCTGCCATGCTCAGGCCTGCGCATCCAGTCATCCACGACACACCTCTGATATCGCCGATCCAAAGATTGAGACTCGGATGCCCCGGGAGCTCAGGTGAGGAGATCGATCGCTTCCGATCCCTCGGGAAAGGTCACGATGGCGTACGCCCCACCGCCGCCGTCCCTGCGACAGCCAGTGGAGTCGTCAGGGCCAGAAAGGTTCCGGGATCGCGATGCCGGCGTAGGCGCGTCGCGTCGACGACGAGGACAGGAACGGTAACTGAAAGCGGCGGTGAAGGTGATCGTCCACGACGAATCGGGCCGCACCGGCTAACACTTCGGGTGACGGTGGCCTGTCCCCGATCCAGGGTGTTGACGATCCCGACGTTCGCTACATCGCCGGCAGCAGCCGGAAGCCCGCCTGATGACGTGACGTTCGTGGGTCAGATAGCCGCGGTATTCCGGCGTGGGAGGGCTTCAGTACCGGCCCAGAAAGCGGCGAGGCCGCTCCGGATCGGCTACGTCATCAACCGCCGCGGACTTCTCGTGGGAACGTCCTTGTGTGCGCAGATCGACTAGATGATCGATTCCAAGGGGTTAGTGGTCGTAGGCCAGGAGTGATCGCTTGATCGGTTGGCTGGTGTGATCGTTGTGCCAGATCGCGGTAGTCATGGCCAGGACGCGTTGGAGGACGCGGACCCAGACGCCTGCGGGGGTGTGGCCGCCGTGGTGTTCGAGGTCGAGTTGGCCTTTGAAGGTGTCGTTGATCGACTCGATGACTTGTCGTAGCGGTTGGAAGAACTCGGCGCCTGCCCGTGGGGTCTCGCCTTTGCGGGTCGGGCGGAGCAGGTGGAGGCCGGCGTCGGCCAGGGCGGTCTCGAACTCGCGGCCGTAGTAGTTCTTGTCCGCGATCACGATCTGCCCGACCCTCCCGGTGGTCAGGTCGGGGTCGGCGTGGAGGACGCCGAGCAGGATCTGACGTTCGTCGGCCTTCGCTCCGGTCAGGGCGAACCCGACCGGTAGCCCGTGCAGGGTGCACAGCAGATGCAGCCGCAGTCCCCAAAAGAAGCGGGAGTGGCTGGCGCAGTAGCCGTACTCAGCCCAACCGGCCAGATCGGAACGACGCGCGGTCTCGCGTGATCGACCGCACTCGACCGGAGTCGAGTCGACCACCCACACATCGTCGGTCCACATCGTGGTGTCGCGGGCCAGCACCCCGACCAACCAACCGATCGTCGAGCCCAACCGCCGCAGCCGCTTGTTGTAACCGGGCTGCTTGGGCAGATACGGGAACAACGCCCGCAGGTGGCTCCGGGCATAGCGCAACCAGCGCGCCTCGCTGGTGTGTCCGAGCAGTGCCTGCATCACCGCCAAGGTGACCAGTTCAGCGTCACTGATCTTCGGAACGATACCCACCGCAGGACGCCATGGCGCTCGTTCCGGCGCCGACTTCAACCAATCATCGGTCCGCACGTACAGTGCTGTCGCGAGGGTGTCCAGGTCAGCGTCCACGAAGGTCTCCACGAGATCGGCGTCGGGTAAGCAACGCCGATCCTGGACACCCTCCACCTCAGCCAACACTCACCACGCCGAACCACACCCCTTGGAATCGATCATCTAGGAAAGGCGAACACCTGCATCGGTCCCAGCCGTCGATCACTAGGCAGACACGATCCTCACAGCCCGAGGTGCTCGCAGGCACACTGCGGTTCCCGCGGAGTCCGCGAAGCTCAATCGAGGTCCCTAGCCGTCTTCGCCATCGTTGGAGTCTTCGGCCACCTTCTCGGTGACCTCGGAGACCTGGACGTTGAAGCTCCGGCGGGTACCGTCGGCCAGTTCGGCCTCGACGACGAAGAAGCTGGCCGAGCCGAAGGGCACGTCAAGGATGGCGATCGGGTGCGGCAGATCCCGCAGCACCGGGTTCGCGTCGGGATTGGCGCCCCGGATCAACAGCTGCAGCACGCCCCCGAGATACTCCTTGATCAACGGCCCGGCCGGCGTCTCCTCGGCGTCGCCGCACGCATCATAGGGATCAAATGTGGCGGCGCCGACGCTGCCATCGGTAGGTCCGGCTGTGGTCATGAGTGCAGGATAACTGTCAAGTCCTACATCAGACAGAGCCGCCGACTACCTAGGGCAATACCAGGTCGATACACACCGACCTGAACTGCGCGACCTCATCAACCGCGGCCGGGCAGCCCCTTTCGAAGAACGCCTCCCACGGTGTAGCCGGCGACGCCGCACCCATCGCCAACAAGC is part of the Tenggerimyces flavus genome and encodes:
- a CDS encoding IS982 family transposase; this encodes MDADLDTLATALYVRTDDWLKSAPERAPWRPAVGIVPKISDAELVTLAVMQALLGHTSEARWLRYARSHLRALFPYLPKQPGYNKRLRRLGSTIGWLVGVLARDTTMWTDDVWVVDSTPVECGRSRETARRSDLAGWAEYGYCASHSRFFWGLRLHLLCTLHGLPVGFALTGAKADERQILLGVLHADPDLTTGRVGQIVIADKNYYGREFETALADAGLHLLRPTRKGETPRAGAEFFQPLRQVIESINDTFKGQLDLEHHGGHTPAGVWVRVLQRVLAMTTAIWHNDHTSQPIKRSLLAYDH
- a CDS encoding enolase C-terminal domain-like protein; amino-acid sequence: MTSPHHASTSGTVGASATVSDVSVTGVSASVYTVPTESPEADGTFGWTNTTLVLVQVSAGGQTGLGWTYGSVACATVVERDLASVICGRDAFDVVGAWSAMVDALRNLGRPGVAGMALSAVDCALWDLKARLLGVPLHRLLGRAHSAVPIYGSGGFTTYTDDALAAQLRGWVENDDIPRVKIKIGESRGQRVDRDLARVEHTRRVVGSSTELFVDANGGYTIGQAVRVGRHLDELGVSWFEEPVSSDDLAGLRQVRDQLGADVTAGEYGYDLPYFERMCRADAIDCLQVDITRCGGLTELLRVAAVAAAHGLQISGHCAPHLHLEALAAVPNLRHQEWFHDHVLIERRLFAGTADPSGGIVTPNDRPGLGLAWRAAEAESFRVA
- a CDS encoding ABC transporter substrate-binding protein, with the translated sequence MSRRTILYGTAIAAGSVVLAACSGGGGGTPGSGGANRDSGTDAPAGVKGSAKEPPPVPSGFKESPLLKAQAASGAIPTLAERLPERPLVVPHTWVQEGKYGGKVRMLCETTSGDRAASIGEFFCGHKIIRFVNDGLDIIPGLAESWEMNADASEWTFHFREGLKWSDGKPWTTKDIMFWWEDIVLDEAHTEVPPDETRSGRNTLAKFEAVDEVTLKMRFDAPAPLTAQRIAMWVNGPMQNGPWWMVPAHYAEQFHPRYNKSAPKNWAAAGGVFETKVDFTRNPDCPTMTGWRCKSHDARSVVFERNPFYYVVTKEGSQLPFVDELVFTAVLDAEVGKLQMQQGNVDYVQGQFLKVGLSDISVFRRAEERSGLALLLWDGGSGTSSMWFLNYDHKDPELRKLFREPKFRQALSFAFNREEAQKSIYFEQGELTSGTLSPKAKEYLVNDQGKQAYQEWRDAWVKYDPETAKRLLNEVGVVDKDGDGIRELPSGKKLKLSIDRSANADPEHIQKDNLLMRDWKAVGVDATVNPIPPEGFNELWDNGQLMVHSNWEVGDGPNHLLYPQWLVPIEQSRWAPLEGRMYSLRGTPAENQELDVDPFKRTPPRMEAEKGGPIEQLWNKYDQTKLEPDEMKRTQLVWDMIKIHVEHGPFFSGTVANTPRVILKKKDLRNVPTKQNLQLGGFANPWIHPTPAVYDVETYYWDNPDQHP